A DNA window from Vigna angularis cultivar LongXiaoDou No.4 chromosome 1, ASM1680809v1, whole genome shotgun sequence contains the following coding sequences:
- the LOC108324279 gene encoding uncharacterized protein LOC108324279, which yields MGNVTGTVAAKFAFFPPEPPTYDVCREGDGRVVLSGVTADKNVDVHILDTKGGNKIVATFWKHPFARFTFLYSHGNAADLGQMHDLFIELRAHLRVNIMSYDYSGYGASTGKPSEFNTYYDIEAVYHCLKREYGIKQEELILYGQSVGSGPTLHLASKLQKLRGVVLHSAILSGIRVLYPVKMTFWFDIFKNIDKIRHVNCPVFVIHGTNDDIVDWSHGKRLWELSKEKYDPLWVKGGGHCNLETFPEYIKYLRKFINAMEKLALTKQSSKQLSQNPSITESRHNKCLRFV from the exons ATGGGCAATGTGACGGGAACAGTGGCTGCCAAATTCGCGTTTTTCCCGCCAGAGCCACCGACGTACGACGTTTGCCGAGAGGGGGATGGGAGGGTGGTGCTGTCGGGTGTCACGGCCGACAAAAACGTCGACGTTCACATTCTCGACACTAAGGGTGGCAACAAGATCGTTGCCACCTTCTGGAAACACCCTTTTGCCCGTTTCACCTTCTTGTACTCTCACGGTAATGCCGCTGACTTGGGTCAGATGCACGACCTCTTCATCGAGCTCAGAGCTCACCTGCGTGTCAACATCATGAG TTATGACTATTCAGGATATGGAGCATCTACGGGTAAG CCATCTGAGTTCAACACGTATTACGACATAGAAGCTGTATATCATTGTTTGAAGCGTGAATATGGAATTAAACAAGAAGAATTGATTTTGTACGGTCAATCGGTTGGAAGTGGGCCCACACTGCACTTGGCTTCTAAGTTGCAGAAGTTGAGAGGTGTTGTTCTTCACAGTGCCATACTTTCAGGGATAAGGGTCTTGTACCCTGTCAAGATGACATTTTGGTTTGACATATTTAAA AATATAGACAAAATTCGACATGTCAACTGTCCAGTGTTTGTTATACAT GGAACAAATGATGATATTGTTGATTGGTCTCACGGCAAGCGATTATGGGAACTGTCAAAGGAAAAATATGATCCCTTGTGGGTAAAGGGTGGTGGTCATTGCAACCTTGAAACATTCCCAGAGTACATCAAATACTTGCGCAAGTTCATAAATGCAATGGAGAAACTCGCACTCACAAAACAGTCAAGCAAACAGCTCTCTCAAAATCCTAGTATTACTGAATCCAGACATAACAAATGCTTAAGATTTGTTTGA
- the LOC108329489 gene encoding two-component response regulator ARR12: MVEEDHFPVGLRVLAVDDDRTYLTVLENLLRKCQYNVTATTQSVKALEMLRKNRNEFDLVISDVNMPEMDGFKLLQQVGLETDLPVIMLSGYGDKERVMKGVIYGACDFLTKPVRIQELQNIWQHVVRRKIDSKDKNKTASEEKDCSMACKFANEEEPCTVAGECSQAFAPKTNANQNIKVDHKRKERCEAEEIEEDDKENDEPSNQKKTRLVWDTELHNKFLAAINQLGIDKAFPKKILDLMNIDGLSRENVASHLQKFRLGLKKPNPYHRMGSVDCFRTSSESGAMLSTTSPSYAYAPGGRFSVLNSPSCLNTRGMNSSATVQASQSRNINSSSIKTHGNMHSSMFSANQTSSLLQGIPTSMEANLFKPNNSAAGIRRFNPLDHSAALKDFSSFSENIATVRNAANISLPGLSNNHLLFQGISQLKHHSEAFRNHSSFGAAAVKTQSFDPNSFGYSKMGGDYSNKRWQEAAPISTCPSNTSAVSNVFNNDQLLQHNFKLSSSNFCSRNSPVGFSSSVPLEDDVLGEMLHQEGLLGNILLASCYTQHNQGGCSKDTSQTFNSINPVISSNGGTSSLGHSYEQNSTVDNNIIDASLVGQMNGSMKSGEGLLQNSLESLDDILNEIDEQDLNAIMLMNEDL, from the exons ATGGTGGAAGAAGACCATTTTCCTGTGGGTTTGCGTGTACTTGCGGTTGATGACGACCGAACTTATCTCACAGTGTTGGAGAATCTGCTTCGCAAATGCCAGTATAATG TTACTGCAACTACTCAATCAGTGAAGGCTCTAGAAATGCTGAGGAAAAACAGAAACGAGTTTGACCTTGTTATCAGTGATGTGAATATGCCAGAAATGGATGGGTTTAAGCTGCTTCAGCAAGTTGGACTTGAGACGGACCTACCCGTTATCA TGCTGTCAGGGTACGGTGATAAAGAACGGGTGATGAAAGGTGTCATATATGGTGCTTGTGACTTTTTAACCAAACCAGTTCGAATTCAAGAGTTACAGAACATATGGCAACATGTAGTGCGGAGGAAGATTGACAGCAAGGATAAGAATAAGACTGCAAGTGAGGAAAAAGACTGCAGTATGGCATGCAAGTTTGCAAATGAGGAAGAACCATGCACTGTTGCTGGGGAATGTAGTCAAGCCTTTGCACCAAAAACTAATGCTAACCAGAATATAAAAGTGGATCATAAAAGGAAAGAACGCTGTGAGGCTGAGGAAATagaagaagatgacaaagagAACGATGAACCCTCCAATCAGAAGAAAACTCGTTTAGTTTGGGATACTGAGTTGCACAACAAATTTCTTGCTGCCATTAATCAGCTGGGAATTGACA AGGCTTTTCCCAAGAAAATACTTGACTTGATGAATATTGATGGACTTTCAAGAGAAAACGTAGCAAGCCATCTCCAG AAATTCAGACTCGGTCTCAAAAAGCCCAATCCTTACCACCGTATGGGTTCAGTTGATTGCTTTCGCACTTCATCTGAATCAGGAGCTATGTTGAGCACCACATCACCTTCATATGCATATGCACCTGGTGGAAGGTTTAGTGTGTTAAACTCTCCATCCTGCTTGAACACGAGAGGAATGAACTCATCTGCAACTGTTCAGGCTTCTCAGTCTCGAAACATTAACAGCAGCTCCATAAAAACACATGGAAACATGCACTCGTCTATGTTTTCTGCAAATCAAACCTCAAGCTTATTGCAAGGCATTCCAACATCAATGGAGGCTAACCTGTTTAAGCCGAACAACTCAGCAGCTGGTATTAGGAGGTTTAACCCACTTGATCACTCAGCTGCACTTAAAGATTTCTCTAGTTTCTCGGAAAATATAGCCACTGTTAGAAATGCAGCTAATATATCTCTTCCTGGTCTCTCCAATAATCATTTACTTTTTCAAGGAATTTCCCAACTTAAACATCATTCTGAAGCATTCAGAAATCATTCATCTTTTGGAGCTGCTGCTGTGAAAACACAATCTTTTGATCCAAACTCCTTTGGTTATTCTAAAATGGGGGGTGATTATAGTAATAAAAGGTGGCAGGAAGCAGCTCCGATATCTACCTGTCCTTCAAATACTTCTGCTGTCAGTAACGTTTTCAATAATGATCAACTACTTCAGCATAACTTTAAGTTGTCCTCATCCAATTTTTGCAGTAGGAACAGTCCAGTTGGTTTTTCTTCAAGTGTTCCTTTGGAGGATGATGTCCTAGGTGAGATGCTGCATCAAGAAGGCTTACTTGGGAATATCTTATTAGCTTCGTGTTACACCCAGCATAACCAGGGAGGTTGCAGTAAAGACACAAGTCAAACCTTCAATTCCATAAATCCTGTCATTTCTTCTAATGGAGGCACTAGTTCCTTGGGACACAGCTATGAACAAAATAGTACAGTTGACAATAACATAATTGATGCATCTTTGGTTGGCCAAATGAATGGG AGCATGAAGTCCGGTGAAGGACTCCTGCAGAATAGTTTGGAGTCCTTGGATGACATATTGAATGAAATAGACGAACAG GATCTAAATGCGATTATGTTGATGAATGAAGACCTATAG
- the LOC108333477 gene encoding temperature-induced lipocalin-1 — translation MTSMNYIHCTGVRSQFIHGHNSITLARSKSNVEAKLTLKPCTPKLKQPSLVVFCSDSVVLVKRNPIASLTLLWMTTKVMEVVKGLDLKRYMGRWYEIACFPSRFQPSDGVNTRATYTLGDDGTVRVLNETWSGGKRSFIEGTAHKADPDSDEAKLKVRFWVPPFLPVIPVTGDYWVLFIDPDYQYALIGQPSRNYLWILSRKNEMDEEIYKELVKRAKDEGYDVSKLHKTPHTNPPPEREGPEDTKGVWWFKSLLGK, via the exons ATGACATCAATGAATTACATTCACTGTACAGGTGTACGATCACAATTCATCCACGGTCACAACTCTATCACACTTGCAAGATCAAAATCGAACGTTGAAGCAAAGCTAACCTTGAAACCTTGTACACCAAAACTGAAACAACCGTCTTTGGTGGTATTTTGTTCTGACTCTGTTGTTCTTGTGAAGCGTAACCCAATAGCATCATTGACATTGCTGTGGATGACGACGAAAGTGATGGAGGTGGTGAAAGGTCTGGACTTGAAGCGGTACATGGGACGGTGGTACGAGATTGCGTGTTTTCCGTCGAGGTTTCAGCCCAGTGACGGCGTCAACACAAGAGCCACCTACACTTTGGGCGATGACGGCACTGTGAGAGTTCTGAATGAAACTTGGAGCGGTGGGAAAAGAAGCTTCATCGAGGGCACTGCTCATAAGGCAGATCCCGATAGTGATGAGGCCAAATTGAAGGTCAGGTTTTGGGTTCCTCCTTTCTTACCCGTCATTCCTGTTACTGGGGATTACTGGGTTTTGTTCATCGATCCTGATTATCAGTATGCTCTCATTGGCCAACCTAGCAGGAATTATCTTTGG ATATTGTCGAGGAAGAATGAAATGGATGAGGAAATTTACAAGGAGCTTGTTAAGAGAGCCAAGGATGAGGGCTATGATGTGAGCAAACTCCACAAGACTCCACACACGAATCCTCCACCTGAGAGAGAAGGTCCTGAGGACACCAAAGGCGTTTGGTGGTTCAAGTCCCTTCTGGGGAAATAG
- the LOC108329483 gene encoding glycerophosphodiester phosphodiesterase GDPDL7: protein MRLNNTRMKWDYSRKEQNAQKLVSDFLLDSWNSSTKTCSCTKSNEPLVIARGGYSGLFPEGSPDAITLARDISILFCNLQLSKDGGAFCITGSTLDNGTTIEFFDPKESTYNINGKDVKGHFSVDYNSEQIGMNVSVIQAIFSRPSAYDGLDPILNLDSLLSTKNPPRFWLNVQNAAFYQEKGVKVEDIVLELLDSYRIEFVSASDMGFLKSLSQKSNNTKVVFQLLNAKDVEPSTKKPYESIIKDIATIKSFASGIIVPKDYIWPIKADKYLGLPTTVVADAHKSGLEVYASGFANDFFASYSYNYDPTAEYLQFFDKGDSVDGVVTDFPSTASNAIFCFSHNNTLPKKGPTLVISNNGASGIYPGSSDLAYKQAIDDGADIIDCSVQMTRDGIAFCSNSSDLGPDTNAMTKFMSRSSKVPDIQPKSGIFSFDLSWSEIQKLKPHIVKNGDFQRNPANKSSGKLITLQDFLELAKTKAVPGVLVNIQNAAYLASKKGLDIVDAVSSALKNATFDKQQVLVQSDDSSVLSKFKDNPSYKRVLFLSEKIGSVPKKTAEEIKKYADAVNVPKTSVIEVYASYLYRLTNVVKELKDANLTVFVRTLKNEYTSLAFDYWSDPNIEIATYIQTAMVDGVVTDFPGTSSRFVWSPCSDINNQFAILPARPGDLLKTIPAQDQPQAQAPLPPLQVANVVDPPLPPVSDASKPAETRPADDATPADDATPAADGPAASAATAELANCGLSAVAILVLATLLHRN, encoded by the exons ATGAGGTTGAATAATACGAGAATGAAGTGGGATTATTCCA GAAAAGAACAAAATGCTCAGAAGCTTGTTTCTGATTTTCTTCTTGATTCATGGAATAGTAGCACAAAAACCTGCAGTTGCACCAAAA GCAATGAGCCTCTTGTAATAGCCCGTGGTGGTTATTCAGGACTCTTCCCTGAAGGCTCTCCAGACGCCATTACATTGGCACGAGACATCAGCATTTTATTTTGCAATCTTCAGTTGTCAAAAGATGGCGGGGCCTTTTGCATCACGGGATCTACACTTGACAATGGAACAACTATAGAGTTCTTCGATCCTAAGGAAAGTACCTATAATATTAATGGGAAGGACGTGAAAGGACACTTTTCAGTGGATTACAATTCCGAACAGATTGGCATGAATGTATCAG TGATTCAGGCCATATTTTCACGACCCAGTGCTTACGATGGTCTTGATCCAATTCTCAACCTTGATAGTCTGCTGAGCACGAAAAACCCCCCCAGGTTTTGGTTGAATGTTCAG AATGCAGCATTCTACCAAGAAAAGGGAGTAAAGGTGGAAGATATTGTTTTGGAATTATTGGATTCCTATCGAATAGAATTTGTTTCAGCTTCAGATATGGGCTTCTTGAAGAGTCTCAGTCAGAAATCTAACAATACCAAGGTCGTCTTTCAACTTCTTAACGCTAAGGATGTCGAACCTTCAACCAAGAAGCCATATGAAAGTATTATAAAGGATATTGCTACAATCAAGTCATTTGCATCAGGCATAATAGTCCCAAAAGATTACATATGGCCCATTAAAGCAGACAAATATCTGGGACTTCCCACCACAGTTGTGGCTGATGCCCATAAATCTGGACTAGAAGTCTATGCTTCTGGTTTTGCTAATGATTTTTTTGCTAGCTATTCTTATAACTATGATCCTACCGCTGAGTACCTTCAATTTTTCGACAAGGGAGATTCTGTTGATGGTGTTGTCACCGATTTCCCATCAACAGCATCAAATGCAATAT TTTGCTTTTCACACAACAATACCTTGCCCAAAAAAG gacCAACTTTGGTCATAAGCAACAATGGTGCAAGCGGAATTTATCCAGGCAGCAGTGATCTTGCATATAAGCAAGCAATAGATGACGGTGCTGACATTATAGATTGTTCAGTTCAAATGACAAGAGATGGCATTGCCTTCTGCTCAAATAGCTCAGACCTAGGCCCAGATACCAACGCAATGACTAAATTTATGTCTCGATCTTCCAAAGTCCCAGATATTCAACCAAAATCTGGAATATTCTCCTTTGACCTTTCCTGGAGTGAGATTCAGAAATTAAAAC CTCATATTGTTAAAAACGGCGATTTCCAAAGAAACCCTGCAAACAAAAGCAGCGGTAAATTGATCACCCTCCAAGATTTTCTGGAGTTAGCCAAGACAAAGGCAGTTCCTGGCGTTTTGGTAAACATTCAG AATGCGGCGTACCTTGCATCAAAAAAGGGTCTTGACATTGTGGATGCTGTTAGCAGTGCCTTGAAAAACGCCACCTTCGACAAGCAACAAGTCCTGGTTCAATCAGATGACAGCTCGGTCCTATCTAAGTTTAAAGATAACCCGTCTTACAAAAGGGTACTGTTTTTGAGTGAAAAGATTGGTAGCGTGCCCAAAAAAACAGCGGAAGAGATAAAAAAGTATGCGGATGCAGTGAATGTTCCAAAAACCTCTGTTATCGAAGTATATGCCTCTTACTTGTATCGATTGACCAATGTTGTTAAGGAGTTGAAAGATGCAAACCTCACAGTATTCGTCCGTACACTTAAAAATGAATACACGTCACTGGCATTCGACTACTGGTCAGACCCTAATATCGAGATTGCTACTTACATCCAGACTGCTATGGTTGATGGAGTAGTCACCGACTTTCCTGGCACTTCGAGTAGATTCGTCT GGAGTCCCTGTAGCGATATTAACAATCAATTTGCTATCTTACCGGCCAGACCTGGTGATCTACTGAAAACTATCCCAGCCCAGGACCAGCCACAAGCGCAGGcaccacttcctcctcttcaggTTGCAAACGTTGTTGATCCACCTCTTCCTCCAGTCAGCGACGCTTCTAAACCGGCTGAAACTCGGCCTGCTGATGATGCTACACCTGCCGATGATGCTACACCTGCTGCCGACGGTCCTGCAGCTTCAGCCGCCACGGCAGAGCTTGCTAACTGTGGCCTCTCAGCTGTAGCCATTTTGGTGCTTGCTACGCTCTTGCACAGAAATTAA